The proteins below come from a single Lujinxingia sediminis genomic window:
- a CDS encoding RloB family protein: MGKQKPRGSSTTRRRSARRQSLERLLILCEGDKTEPDYFERLRREYRLPSADIKIIPDAGGGAAKSIVKEARRLQKNNQKEHRKTGEPLYDEIWCIFDSEDPHHNPGIYDAIKQANTHGFHIGLSVPCFEYWILLHYTSDQRPYRNCTQVLNRLQAVAPAYGKANIDFDALKPSLRDAIQRARTGLKSLDIDETSPCCAADLQANPSTRAHLLTEKLIKLGEDFTPY; this comes from the coding sequence ATGGGAAAACAAAAACCCCGTGGCTCCTCCACCACTCGCCGACGCTCCGCGCGTCGCCAGAGCCTGGAACGCCTCCTCATCTTATGTGAAGGCGACAAAACCGAGCCCGATTATTTCGAACGCCTACGCCGGGAGTACCGCCTTCCCTCGGCAGACATTAAAATCATCCCCGACGCCGGTGGCGGAGCCGCAAAATCAATCGTCAAAGAGGCTCGCCGACTTCAGAAGAACAACCAGAAAGAACACAGAAAAACTGGCGAACCTCTCTACGATGAGATCTGGTGCATCTTTGACTCCGAAGACCCTCATCATAATCCGGGTATCTACGACGCGATAAAGCAAGCCAACACACATGGCTTTCACATCGGCCTCTCCGTCCCCTGTTTCGAATATTGGATTCTTCTTCACTACACCTCCGATCAACGCCCCTACCGTAATTGCACCCAGGTGCTTAACCGCCTTCAGGCGGTGGCTCCGGCCTACGGCAAAGCCAACATCGACTTCGACGCGCTCAAACCCTCCCTCCGTGACGCCATTCAGCGCGCCCGAACGGGTTTGAAGTCTCTCGATATCGACGAAACGAGCCCCTGTTGCGCTGCCGACCTTCAGGCCAACCCCTCCACCCGGGCGCATCTCCTCACCGAAAAGCTCATCAAGCTCGGCGAGGATTTTACTCCCTATTAG